CGTCATCGGaggcatttttgcccagagTCTGTGGACTACAGCCAGCTAGTACCGCATGTTTTCGAACCCGCCCATAGGGGGTGGGACTGTCGTCTTTATCCGAAGCGAGCCGAAGTAAGCcaagtgtcagccatcttgaagcttcGCTAAAGGGTCTGTCTTTTCAGCAGAAAACTTTTACatcaattatgtgcattcaaactaccgcacgtgtaccaccgggatacattggtacagatcggagaatatgtaggaaactttattacagacggaatactcaacacactacgcaagcttcGCCTGatacggagaccagcacctcagcctgcagTGTTGCTGGATGCCGCTAGCTGGTAAGCAGACATCCTCAGCGGTGTGCGAAAAGCGGGACATGGGTAGGAGTTCCAGCTAGGTGtagagctaacgctagccggccacctgtgaCATCAATCTTGCTTGCAAGTCTCAGTTTTACTGAAACCAGGTAAAGATGCGATGGACTGCAACTCTTATAGGCCAGTATCTTTGCTGAATGCAGATATTAAGATTTTCTCTAAAGTTTTGGCCGCTAGAATAAACTCTGTCATATCAGATATAATTTCAATTGATCAGACAGGTTTTATGAGAGTGCGTCATTCTCTCATTAACATCTGCagactcttaaatgtggtgcaTTCTCCAGCATCTAGGGTCACACCAGAAGTGGTGGTGTCCTTTGACGTGGATAGGGGCATTCGACAGGGTCGAATGGGGCTACCTTTTTTCTGTGCTGGGTAGGTTCGGATTTGGTCCAAAATTTGTTTCTTGGGTTTGACTATTGTATTCATCTCCTAAGGCTGCAGTAGTCACTAATAAATTATGTTCACAATATTTTTCTTTATCCAGAGGAACGCGTCAGGGTTGCCCTCTCAGTCCATTGCTGTTTGTTGTAGCGATAGAACCCCTGTCAATAAAGCTTAGAACCACACAGTCCATACGCTGTATTAGCAGGATGGGAATGGAATATAACATTTCTTTGTATGCCGATGATCTCTTAATTTATATAACGGACCCATTGTCTTCTACACCTGTAATTTTGAAGATTCTAGGAGACTTTAGTAGCTTTTCAGGGTATAAAATTAATTATTCAAAAAGCATGTGTTTCCCTATCAATGAGAAGGCGCATCAAATACAAGATACTGACTTGCCCTTTCGTATATCAAAGTCAGGGTTCAAGTATCAAGGAATCCATGTCACCCCCTCTTTTTCTGGTTTGTTTGATGCAAACTTCACTCCAATACTTGAGAAACTAAAATCTGACCTCCAGCGATGGAGCaccatttatttatctttagCTGGAAGAGTTAATTACGTTAAAATGAATTTGTTGTCCCGATTTTTATACTTATTTCAAAGTCTTCCAGTTTTCCTTCCGAGCAACAGATAActtactttcaagttttttaTGGAGAGGTAAAACTTCAAGGCTACGTAAAAAATTCCTTGAAAGACCAAGACAGAGGGGTGGGCTTgtgaattcaggtagaatagaaccacaaaaccaccaACAGTTAGTTTctatccagaggagtagaggggaaacgactctgtgttgtgttttcaaggtgtagtgcagggaattATGATCCACCGTGAGcacagtgtattttattttgaaaatgaaccggatatttattttgtttctgtgctcgacttcctgtcccgcacaatCTGCCGTGTACTGAATTGCTGTGGAGCTCTCCCGCGTCCGACAAAATAGAAGccctgcgtatctgctccggaagGCTGCGGACCGCCGGAGCTGTGCCGCAGTCGGAACGCAGCTGTTATGCagccagtggaaatacacacattgactttaatggaaacctaatgactccgccgtTCCACAGCCTTCCACAGCCGTTCCGCATCTGCTGGAAAATCCCCGGTTAGGATTTGGATACAATTTAGTAGactgtctagtccacacagcattccgggatgggagaaaaacgtgctctggtttattggcactactttaaaccaatcacaatcgtcttgggcggtgctaagcgccggacggagccctggtgccgctgcaaaatagtcttgggaaagaactttgttttggtggaacatgtggaggtctcgagtttaaaattacaacacaaagaaagcggaaggtaacagacatctggccaaaaagagtgacatccggcagaatttcaggcggcaccggagcaattccagaagtggaacgtcggggatatagactacattatGATTGACCTACCCAGGAACTTGGTGAGAGGCGCCCGCAGGCTGATGTGGTCCACGCTGCAGGAGTAGATGTCGTTCTCCTGCGGAGTGAAGTCCAGGTAGGAGAAGATGCAGAAGCTGAAGTCGCTGTTGGAGTAGTACTGAGTCTGGCTGACCTCACTCTGGTCCACCATCTGGCCATTCCTGGTCCAGGTGATGGTGACTGTAGGCGGATGGAAGTCGGTGACAAAACAGATGAGGGTGTTGGGGACCTCCAGTTCCATCTCCTGCTTGGGGTAGATTATGGAGGTGGGACTGACTgcagatggatggattgatgtttgacagagaaagaaagataaagTTACACATTGTGGCCAAATGTACAGAATCTGGACATCGCAACAAAACACCcatacaatatttttgaccatcTCATCATCACATGCACATAATTAATTCTTGCCATTGATACACACCCCAGTGTCATGGAACACATGCTAATAAATGAAAACTCCCCAGTGCACAGCTACAATAAACAGTGACGGACGCTCTAACCTGCACTGACAATACAAGCCTGATTACACACCCAGAGACGATAATTGCACATCACGAAGATTAACTCCTGTTTAACAACATATCTTACTGTTGCTCCCATTACAGTATTGCACTGACTTGTGGTTTTTGTGATTAGGCTATATCTAGTATTTTGGAAAGATGAACCCAGCagcatgactttttttactaGCTGTTTCAACTGAAGTTTGTTGTGTTCTTGGCATTTAACAGCTTTTATTTGCAGCTTCAGAGACTCAGACTGAGATTGTCTGACCTCCGTCATGGTTCAAGATTAAAAGCAGTGGTGGGAAGTAACATTAAGACATTTAAGTACTGGACTTAGGGATGATTTTGAGGTGCTTTTATCTTACTTATTTTCCAtatttctattttaggtatactttctacttctactataCTACATTTCAAAGGGAACTATTGTACTCcacaacatttatttgacagcagctgtagttactagttactttgtagATCAATATGTTACATAGAAACATATGATAAGCTTAAATAATTAAACACATGGTCAAagattaaaccagtggttcccagcCCCTTGATACATTTTAGATCTCTTCAAATGTTTGCAGTTTCATCAAAGAGACATTTGGTTTCTAAACGACtcacatggtttcatttaaatagCTGTTTGAGGCACAAAAAGGCCAAAATTATCCACTATTTTCTAAAACAAAAACCAAAGATTGGATTGGAGGAAGTCCAAAAAATTATGAGAAATTGCGTTGCAGAAATAAGTTTCCTTTCCCATTAATCATCACAGATTTATCTTTACCCTTAGGAGGGGGGCCGACCCAGGTTGGGAACTACTGAACTAAACTTGAcataaagtagttaaaactcGCTCCACCTTGACCAGCTACAccagtaaaatgctgcttacacattgATTCATCAGTATTAATCTAATCATGTCATGTACAAACATATATCAGTCACAGGGGATACtagaagtacattttgctgataatgcTTCTGCACTTTCATTTACGTGGGATTTTTCACATTGATGTATTGGTTCTTTTACTAAActaaaagatctgagtacttcttccaccactgactcaAGACAACTATTAATCAGGCTTGCAGATTCAGCAACATCTTACTCATATAAgtattcatattaatgttcCAGCTACTTCACCTATGGCCTCCGGAGGATGATTTTCTCCCTTTATGGCTCGTGGGATGTTGTACTCGCAGGTACCCAGGGACTCAAATTTGTCTCGGGCTAGTTCAGGATCAGGAATCCACTGCTCTGCAAACTCTGGCAGACGCTGAACTGTCTGGTTGGTGACCGTGTCAACGTAGAGGAGCTGATCGCCGTCAAATTCAATATCATACTGGCCATCACTTTGCACATTCCTTTGACAGAAGGTCAGAAAACGAAGCAAGTGTTTACCTgcagtttgtaaaaataaaatataatacatattaCAGGTAGAtaaatgtatgtgtttatgCTTAAAACAAGATATCATCCAAGCTGCTACTAaaattgtgtgtttctggctcttATCAGCCACACTGGCAGGTAACCAACCCTGATGATTTCTATTGTAAAAATGTAGCTGGCTTGCAAAATAGTTAAATGGAAGAATATAGTGACATGTTATAATGCAGAGGCAgaaaataaagtataaaaaaaaaaaaaaagtggttatAGTACATAACTGATCAAAATATAATGGTAATTCTTGTCCATTTGTAAAACCTACTGCATCATCAATGTTGAACTTACTTTCCTTCATATTCACATCTGAAAACAAAATCTCTTAATGCCTCCTTACAATCATGAATAATGTTCTTTTACAAAAACTTACCTTGGCTCCATTGTGGAAGACAAATAACCAGCAGCACTGGGAACAGATTCATTGCCATGTTGAATTTCTGGTTCTCCAAAATGCAAACTGAGTAGGTTTCACTGACACCAACGATTCACATGCTGAGGACACAAACCAGTCGATGCTTCAGTGACAATAATGTTTCCACCTTGAAAACAATTAAGGAACGTGTCACTCTGATTTTAGCATGAGTAAGTGCTGCCACCTAGTGGAGGAAAATCATAATCGCAATATTTGCACCTGTCTGGAGAAAACCTAAATTGGACACATCTTTTTCACTTAAAATTCAAAGTTTACAGTGTTTCTTGTTTTTTAAGCTATGGAATGCCCTGTTAACTGTATGGCATATCATACTTCAGTATATTGCAAGGAAATATTTGTGTAGCAGTCAAGtagttataaataaaaaaaaaatcaaatcacaaAAATGAGGTGCTCCAGCTTTAAGACAATGGTTGTTTTCATCttgattaatctgctgattttttcccccctttcttcaatttatcatttcttttcagaaaaaaatagcccatcacaatttcccagccTCTGAGGTAATGTcttaattgcttgttttgtccaacagagagcgaaaacaaattaaaatgtaaaagaatattcaaaattagacaaaaaaaaaaaaaaaaaaaaaaaaaaaaacacttcacatttgaaaaaatgaaatatcaCACTGTCACTGATCCCAGACAGCCAAACAAAACTCAAAAACTCTTTCTACAGAAGACAATAGTTTAATAAACACACTTGTCAAATGAAAAGGTATGCTTCGGAGAGGCAACGACCTGCTTGACCAGAGGCAGAGATGCTCATGTGAACTCTCTTCAGGAAACAACTAAGACAGTTAACTGGAATGAGAAATTAACAGCATGTCAAAACGGAAACAAGataactgaaaataaaataaagactgAACAGCAGGAATACAATAGTTTGTGCAACAGCAAATACAGTTTAAGTATATACAAGCATATATTCTTTACTGAACATTCAACAACAGCTTCAACTATGCATTGGGCTATGAGGACTTTGTGgtctctttatgggaaacttGGGGCGTTATTCAGTCAACACCATTCGTTTCAGTAAGTGCTGAACAGCTGAAAGATTTCTTTTAGAAACAAGTCGCTGAGTTTCTAAGTGCTAGAGATGTCTTCAAAAAACAGTAATGCAATATTTCACATGAGGAGAATAAAGTGGAAATCAGAAACCTGCACTAATATCGGATAACATTCAGCATGTGTGTTCAGCTCTTATGAAATAGATGCACACTTCAGTTGCAGTTTGATGTAATGAAGAGAAATTTTGAGAACAATATCAAAGTCCAACAGTGAAGCGCTGatttaaaaacactgaagaCAGGACTTCTATTAGTGTCATATTTATAAGACTGCCAGTCTAAAAATGGCTGGAGGACTATAGGAGAATAGTGCAGCCATCAAAATCAATACAAACAGAGAGAGTATGTTACTTAATTACAGACtttgtaattacagtatgttaAGCCATTTCTATACTGTACTTTGAACCCACtttgttttcaaaaaacaaGAACTACAGTACATGCTGTAAAACAGACTGCATACACTTGCAGCATAAAGCTCAATGTCAAACTGAGATTAAACTGCAGCAATATAGTATTTTCCCAAATAATCttaactgttattaacaatCTGGATGATTAAGGCTGAGTCTAGGGGACAATCTAAAAGTCTAAGCGTGGCAGAAGGCCAGATGTTAGAAAAGCAAGGCTTGTGACCAAAATGGTTGCTGGTTCAAATTCCAGTAACGTCTGAGGAAATGTGggtgaacaaaaacaaataaataaacacttttcCATTCCCTCACCACAGAGGACACAGCGCAAGGCCAGCCAAAGCACATTTGGAGTAAGGCCTGTCTTTCCACATCCTATTTTTAGTACTCTACTTCCCTCTTTGGGGGATCACCATAAAATTCTTCTTTATAAAAGAAACATACATTTGTACAAGTATTTACAaaagggagaggagggggaaaCCAAGGCATTTAGTGTTTGGGTTCTACGATTATCCACAGAGACGTttcccatccctccatcccacATTCCAAACATTTTTCAGAGTCCACTCGGAGTGTTTTGTTTCAGCCCACTACTGTTTCAGGGTGTGTTGTGTCCTGGGCCAGCCCAAGTCCCTGAGATGTTATTGTTTTCTCTCTCAGCCAGTGCTAAGGATCTCAACCAGAGTCTGAATCACTGGTGTctgaggacgaggaggaggaggatgaggaagatGAGTCggagctggagctgctgccgcTGAGGCGTGAGGGCTGGGTGGGagtctccacagcgctgggCTTCTCCACTGAGAACACAACAATAAGAGTACGTAAATAAATACGGATAGAGCCAGGGAGAACGGAAAGTAAGGGAAATATTAATGTACCCTGTACAACAGTTTATAAAGAGACAGACAATAATCAAGTTTACATCCAAATAGTGTGCATGAgaaaacatgcacatacagAAGAACAATGTGTGGGCTCACCTTTAGGTTTCGTAGGTTTCTTGACAGAATTGAGTTGCCCGCTGACGTCTTGCAGCCTCTTCTCCAGCTCCCTCCTCTTCTCCAGAGTCAGCTCCTCTTTAGACTTGGCAACACCGCCTTTCTTTCCTGCTGCAACTGGAAAGATGACAATGTTGTTGTTGGAATTAATAATCCTGGCAGTACATTGGTTTAGTGTAGCTTGTATAGTCAGTGTGGGAAATTCCGCCTCATGATGTGACCCAACATTTCACAACTTTTGTCATTGATTAAAGCTTCATGCAGCAAGCCTTGTGTTGCCATACTGTACGCACTAACTCAGCGTAATTCATAAATTTTCCTCATCACTGTATTGACCTTAAGGAGCTTATCAGGCGGTGTTTACTCAGGAGGAAAACTAACCCTTCAgtcactgagacacacagagagagagagagggcaaagATGAATAACATATGTGGGTATGGTACCAAAGTGCATTAACTGGCTGAGAAAACTACATGCATGCCTGTCAATTTGGTGTACTTGGCTCCCTGTCTGGTTGTCAGACATTGCCTTCTTCTTATTACCGCTGTGATGGTTCTACCAATGTCCTCTATGACAACTGATCGACtggcatgtctgtctgtctgtctgtctgtctgtctgtctgtcacgcTAATAACTCATCAATGAGTGCAAAGCTACATACAAGACATTATTAAACCACAATATGCTGGTATTTGCTTGACGGATGTTTCATTCACCTTGTTCACCGTAAGGCTTACGGGGCTTCTTCCTCAGACAGGTCATGACGTAGCGCTCCAGCTCTTTCAGTGTCGACGGCTTGAGCGTTTCAAAGTCAATCTCAATCTCCTCGGGGTTGGTGTCCCTCAGGGAAGGCTCCCTGGACTGAATGATGTGGACCACACGACCCAGCTTCTCGCCCGGCAGCTTGTTGATGTCGAGGCTCAGCTGGCGCTTCTCATCGTATGACATGGGCAcgatctcctcctcctcctcagagtCGTAGTGTGGCAGCATGGAAGTGGGCGGTGGGGGGTAGAACGGCTTCTTTGTGGCCCTGCAGAATCAAGAGGAAGCCATACAGTCATGAAAAAAGCCCATTATTCCCCTGCTTCAGATTCTAAATAAGCAATTACCAATACCAGATTATGTTTGTTACTGTATAatgtggtagtagtagtagtagtagtagtaatgtGGTTGATGGTAATTTGATGCTGTGGGCCATTATTTTACTACTAACTTGCGGTTCTTGTTACTCTTCTTCCCTTGGCTCTTCTTGGGCTGCGAGCCTGCTCTGGCAGACTTGGTTTTCAGGATCTTGCCGGGCATTTTCCATTCCTCAGAGCCAGCTCTGCTTCTGACAACTCGACTTCGCTTttccagcttcttctttttcttcttctcttttttctccttcttctccttcttcttcttgggCTTGACGATGGGGCCTTGGGAGAGGGCAGCCAGCTGCTCGTGCACAGCTCGGAGCTGTtgagaacattttaatttaaaaacactgaTCGTTCTGAAAAACGTTTTTTGTTTGCACATGAAATTTGCGCGATGAAGAGACGTGGATAAATAAATAGCACTGGGAGGACTTACTTGCGTGCACACCTGGTCCTGTAACTCAGCCAAGCGATGTGCTCGCTCTTCCTCGCTGTCCGAGTTTGGGCTGCTCTCGCTCTCTTCGCTCTCACTGCTGGGCTCACTCTcggaggtggaggaagaggaggacgaggaggaggaagaagaggaggacgaggaTGTCTGATGGCCACTCATGGACATGGCTGTGCGATCCATATGTGGTTCGTCTGGCATCTTGGCAAAACGGAATTCAAACACATCCTggggcacaaaaaaaaaaaaaaaaaaaagcccaagaacaaaaaaaaaaaaacagggaaggGAGTAAAACTGTTAACTGTCACAGAAGAGAGTTCCCTCAGTCTGCTGCCCTTTCATTTTATTCTGTTCATCTGAAAAGTAGAAGTGGACAGGAGGGCTCACCTGCAGCTTCCGTGCCATGCCCACAACATCGTGGTCAGGTGGGTTGTACTTGTAGCAGTTGGAGAACATGAGTCGGACATCGCTAGCAAACTGTTGAGCGTCCCTGTATTCACGACAGTCCATCTTCCTCTGATGGAGAGATCGCAAATGACCATTTTTAGAGCTTAAACAAGACTTTTAAATCCATGTTTTTATATTGCTTAATAAATGACAATTTGCATTTTACAATACATTGCAGATTTTCAGCCCCAATGCTTGCTTCTGTGTTCGACATCACAGTGTGttactgtacatttaaaaaaaggacattcTAACATTAAGAGATCTGAAACAATACAAACTGTGATCAGTAACACAATAGGAACTATATTGATTGTCTATTACTCTTTCCACAAGTACAAGCATACAAGATGTCACCTTGATGGTGCTGAGGTCCATGGGACACTTAATGATGTCATGATAGTCATGAAGTCCCAGTGCAGCTGCGTCCACGGGCGTGTAGAAAGGCCAGGCGTACGCAGCATGTTTCTTTGACAATATGTCCTTCAGCAGCCCACTACAGTACCTCAGCTGAGGGCTTAGTTTGCCCTTCCTCAAGGGCTGAGCCTGGACAGAATCAGGCAAGTCCTTCTTGGGGGGTTTAATGGGGCGTCCGCTGCCCACTCTGCGTCCACCGCCTGCCATCATTGGCTGGAGAAGGACGGGACCTCCAGGGCTCCTGACCAGGCCCATTGCAGGTTGGGTCTCCAAGCTCATGCCCCCCATGGAGGAGATGGTGTGCATGGAGGTGTCGTGGACCTGGCCCCCGTGGCCTCCCTTCCCCAAGCCCACCATGTGCGTTGCTCCGGACATGCCCACAGTCAGGCCCATGGTGGAGGGGGTGGTGGTGTCAGCCTTACGTTTCACACCTTTTTTCTACAAAGAAATATTGTGATCTCAATATTGTGGCTTTATTCCAATCATTATAATGCTTGCAATTTAACACGTTTTCCCTGCAAAGAAAAATGCTGAATATACGAAATATTTTACAAGGTTTCTTGAATGAGGTACGTAAAATCTGCCTACTTAAAAACCCTGGTCTTACTGGTCTTGTttatcatataataataataataataataataataataataataataataataataataagcacaGCAATAGACAACCAGTTTGGACATTTTCTACACAAATTATGCTAATTATCATTATacatattgtgttttttgtatACCTTGGTTGTGGGCTGTGTAGGGGGCAGGCCCATGATGTTGGCCGGGGGCAGGCTTTTGGTCAGTACAGCCTGGGGAGAGTTGGCCAGCATGGAATCCCCAGTGTCGGAGGAAGAAGGAGAGTAGGCTGACTGGGACACCGCTGGCACCTGCTGAGCCCTCGCTGGTGAGagatacatttttcaactttagtGATAGGATTCAGCTACAGAATGGCAGGTGACCAAAAGTAATGTCTGCTACTTTTACATTATACTTTTCTGCTAATTTTGTAGTCAAAGGTTTCTTGTGATAATAGCTGtaaacttaaacttaaacaacacaaacaacaactttCAAATTCTGTAAGACTTTGTCACTAACTCACAGTTAGACGTGCGACCTCTTCCCTTGCTGTTCTTGCTtcgaggagctggaggaggcagCTCAATTTCGTCCTGGGGCATCTGGGCCACCTTTTGGAGAAAGATCTTCTCTAAGGACTGAGCCATCAGCACAATGTCGTCTGTCGGCTAGCCGAGAAAACAATTCACAAACACATTAGCAACACCACAAAGAAGCCATAACAGTAAACAAATACTGTTCTTGGGAcggaatttaatttaaattcacTTCTTTGATTCGTGTTTTGATGATTAGCTGATTAATTAATGTGCAGACTGATGAAAACATCAATACATTAAAAACCAAACGTTTGCTTCACAAATGCTTGAAGCTCATTCAAAGGGTTAGTCATTGCTTcggatatttaaaaaatgaaatgaataacaaaagtaaaaacagtGATATATGGATAAAAATGATGGTGAAAATGATCTTTGGCGTTACTCCCAGGTGCTAAGACAGAACCAAAGTTTTGGGGATTTCGGGAACTACCACATAAGACACCTTTAGCAAGACACCTGGATTTAGACGCACTGTCAAAGCCTAATGGGGGGGCatgggggggagagagacaaTCACTGTAATCTGTTGCATGATTACTTTAAGTATCCAACATTGTGTTTACATTTTCAGAGCAGTTGTCTGGTTTGTAAAAAATTATTTGGTAATGGATCTCCACTAAATCTTCAGAGGCAAAATCATGTTCCTTAACAGCTGGATGCTGTAATCATTTGTTTCTTTGTCAACTTTCATTTTCCCTCTTGCCTCAAGAGTTATGCTGTATATGCAGGTCAGCACGTGTTCTTACATAGGATAGCATCCCAGATAGAATCCCAGACAAGTTTCTGTTTTCAAAGTGTTAGATGACCCTTTTTTCTCAtgggaaacaaagaaaaattgcCCGC
This window of the Perca flavescens isolate YP-PL-M2 chromosome 6, PFLA_1.0, whole genome shotgun sequence genome carries:
- the brd2b gene encoding bromodomain-containing protein 2b isoform X1, whose product is MEAAVNPHHDSSLVGLSSGGMDQHSSSGKRIRKPSLLYEDFESPSLPHTMPQGPPVPPQPPVKDPSRPGRMTNQLQYLQRTLMKSLWRHHFAWPFHEPVDAYRLNLPDYHKIIKQPMDMGTIKKRLENNFYRSASECIQDFNTMFTNCYIYNKPTDDIVLMAQSLEKIFLQKVAQMPQDEIELPPPAPRSKNSKGRGRTSNSRAQQVPAVSQSAYSPSSSDTGDSMLANSPQAVLTKSLPPANIMGLPPTQPTTKKKGVKRKADTTTPSTMGLTVGMSGATHMVGLGKGGHGGQVHDTSMHTISSMGGMSLETQPAMGLVRSPGGPVLLQPMMAGGGRRVGSGRPIKPPKKDLPDSVQAQPLRKGKLSPQLRYCSGLLKDILSKKHAAYAWPFYTPVDAAALGLHDYHDIIKCPMDLSTIKRKMDCREYRDAQQFASDVRLMFSNCYKYNPPDHDVVGMARKLQDVFEFRFAKMPDEPHMDRTAMSMSGHQTSSSSSSSSSSSSSSSTSESEPSSESEESESSPNSDSEEERAHRLAELQDQVCTQLRAVHEQLAALSQGPIVKPKKKKEKKEKKEKKKKKKLEKRSRVVRSRAGSEEWKMPGKILKTKSARAGSQPKKSQGKKSNKNRKATKKPFYPPPPTSMLPHYDSEEEEEIVPMSYDEKRQLSLDINKLPGEKLGRVVHIIQSREPSLRDTNPEEIEIDFETLKPSTLKELERYVMTCLRKKPRKPYGEQVAAGKKGGVAKSKEELTLEKRRELEKRLQDVSGQLNSVKKPTKPKVEKPSAVETPTQPSRLSGSSSSSDSSSSSSSSSSSDTSDSDSG
- the LOC114557231 gene encoding H-2 class II histocompatibility antigen, I-E alpha chain isoform X2, coding for MEPRNVQSDGQYDIEFDGDQLLYVDTVTNQTVQRLPEFAEQWIPDPELARDKFESLGTCEYNIPRAIKGENHPPEAIVSPTSIIYPKQEMELEVPNTLICFVTDFHPPTVTITWTRNGQMVDQSEVSQTQYYSNSDFSFCIFSYLDFTPQENDIYSCSVDHISLRAPLTKFLDVTTVPTDQQVVETAVCVAGVILGLIGVVTGLWFIMKANKSCQA
- the LOC114557231 gene encoding H-2 class II histocompatibility antigen, A-U alpha chain isoform X1, encoding MAMNLFPVLLVICLPQWSQGKHLLRFLTFCQRNVQSDGQYDIEFDGDQLLYVDTVTNQTVQRLPEFAEQWIPDPELARDKFESLGTCEYNIPRAIKGENHPPEAIVSPTSIIYPKQEMELEVPNTLICFVTDFHPPTVTITWTRNGQMVDQSEVSQTQYYSNSDFSFCIFSYLDFTPQENDIYSCSVDHISLRAPLTKFLDVTTVPTDQQVVETAVCVAGVILGLIGVVTGLWFIMKANKSCQA
- the brd2b gene encoding bromodomain-containing protein 2b isoform X2, coding for MAQSLEKIFLQKVAQMPQDEIELPPPAPRSKNSKGRGRTSNSRAQQVPAVSQSAYSPSSSDTGDSMLANSPQAVLTKSLPPANIMGLPPTQPTTKKKGVKRKADTTTPSTMGLTVGMSGATHMVGLGKGGHGGQVHDTSMHTISSMGGMSLETQPAMGLVRSPGGPVLLQPMMAGGGRRVGSGRPIKPPKKDLPDSVQAQPLRKGKLSPQLRYCSGLLKDILSKKHAAYAWPFYTPVDAAALGLHDYHDIIKCPMDLSTIKRKMDCREYRDAQQFASDVRLMFSNCYKYNPPDHDVVGMARKLQDVFEFRFAKMPDEPHMDRTAMSMSGHQTSSSSSSSSSSSSSSSTSESEPSSESEESESSPNSDSEEERAHRLAELQDQVCTQLRAVHEQLAALSQGPIVKPKKKKEKKEKKEKKKKKKLEKRSRVVRSRAGSEEWKMPGKILKTKSARAGSQPKKSQGKKSNKNRKATKKPFYPPPPTSMLPHYDSEEEEEIVPMSYDEKRQLSLDINKLPGEKLGRVVHIIQSREPSLRDTNPEEIEIDFETLKPSTLKELERYVMTCLRKKPRKPYGEQVAAGKKGGVAKSKEELTLEKRRELEKRLQDVSGQLNSVKKPTKPKVEKPSAVETPTQPSRLSGSSSSSDSSSSSSSSSSSDTSDSDSG